In Pseudomonadota bacterium, the sequence CTTAGAAAAAAAGATCCTGGTTATACCCTTTTTATGCGATTTATCGAACAATACGAACCATGCGTAACAGCCATTACTGCGTTTGAACTTTTTCTCGGCCAGATGAAGATGAAACGTAAGACCGGGATAGATAACTTCCTTGAGCAATTTATTCTTCTCCCTTTCGATTACAAGGCATCAAAAACAGCGGCAGAAATACAGTCCCTGCTCGATATAAAAGGCAAAGGAATTGGGTTTCCCGACACTCTTATTGCAGGTATTTGTCTCGCCAACAACATATCTCTATTGACATTAAATACAAAACATTTTTCAAGGGTGTCAGGTTTGGAACTTATCATATTTGATTAATCCTCCAGGTTTGACCCTTCTCTGTTCACAGTTCACCATTCACAGTTTAAATCAAAAATCGCAAATCGTAAATCAAAAATTCCTTTCTCATTTTTCAACTTGACACCTTATATGTATAAAGTTACACTATAGTATAACTTGCCAAAGGAGATTTACAATGCGTTTTGCCGGTGTTAAAGAGCTTAAACATAAAACAATGGATATACTCAGGGCATCCAAAGATGAAGATATTGTTATAACAGCATATGGTAAACCCACTGCCATCCTTCATCATATAACCGATGATGACCTTGCCGATTATTTGATTGAAAATGACCCTGTATTTAAAAACAGGATTGAAGAAGCATATACAGAATATACAGCAAGCGGGGGCGTAACCGTTGATGCCCTTATACACAAATTGGAAAAACGGCGTGACGTTAA encodes:
- a CDS encoding type II toxin-antitoxin system VapC family toxin, which codes for MAEKLACVDTDICVDFLRKKDPGYTLFMRFIEQYEPCVTAITAFELFLGQMKMKRKTGIDNFLEQFILLPFDYKASKTAAEIQSLLDIKGKGIGFPDTLIAGICLANNISLLTLNTKHFSRVSGLELIIFD